The Desulfohalobium retbaense DSM 5692 region AACAAACTGGACAGATCGCCCGCGCGTGGAAAAAAAACGTATTTTAACAAAACCGCATTTCTGTATTTACTGAAAGCTGTATTTCAGCAAAACCAGGAAAGGGGTCTTTATGATTATTTCACTGCTCAATCAAAAGGGCGGTGTTGGGAAAACCACCCTGGCTGTCTCGTTGGCCGGCCAGCTTACTCAACTGGGGAGCCGGGTGCTTTTGATCGACGCAGACCCCCAGGGATCCGCCTTGGATTGGGCCGCAGCCAGAGAAGGAGAGCCGCTGTTTCCTGTGGTGGGACTGCCCAGGCCCACAGTGCACAAAGAAATTCAGGGCTTCGTCGGGGATTACGACCATATTGTGATCGATGGGGCGCCACGGGTCACGGACCTGGCCCGGTCGGTCATCATGGCCTCCGATGTGGTGGTCATACCAGTGCAGCCCTCGCCCTATGACATTTGGAGCGCCGAAGAGGTGGTGGGCCTGGTCAACGAGGGAGCTATTTATAAGGAAAAACTAAAATCATGTTTTGTAATAAATCGTAAAATCGTAAATACGGCGATTGGACGAGATGTGAAGGAGGCCTTGGCAAATTATGATCTGTCCATATTGGACGTCACCGTGGGCCAGCGAGTGGTGTTTGCTGAAGCCGTGGCCTCTGGGCTGGTCGTTTCTGAGGTGGCTCCAAAAAGCAATGCCGCCACAGAGGTTAAGGCATTTGCAAACGAGTTATTGAAATTCTAGGAGCATAGGATGGCCAAAAAGGTAGGATTGGGACCAAAACCCTCGAAAAAATCTGATGGGGATAAAAGACAAGATGCCTGGGTGTCCGGGGAGGACAAAAGTGCCGAGAAAAAGAAGCGCCTAACCA contains the following coding sequences:
- the parA gene encoding ParA family partition ATPase; translation: MIISLLNQKGGVGKTTLAVSLAGQLTQLGSRVLLIDADPQGSALDWAAAREGEPLFPVVGLPRPTVHKEIQGFVGDYDHIVIDGAPRVTDLARSVIMASDVVVIPVQPSPYDIWSAEEVVGLVNEGAIYKEKLKSCFVINRKIVNTAIGRDVKEALANYDLSILDVTVGQRVVFAEAVASGLVVSEVAPKSNAATEVKAFANELLKF
- a CDS encoding plasmid partition protein ParG; the encoded protein is MAKKVGLGPKPSKKSDGDKRQDAWVSGEDKSAEKKKRLTIDIPESLHRKIKADCAIRGAKIADEIRVLLAERYDT